The Afipia sp. P52-10 genome includes a region encoding these proteins:
- a CDS encoding WGR domain-containing protein, with translation MASEDPEQLHLHRIEPDLNMRRFYALALQPTLFGGASLIRNWGRIGTNGQSMMETFDEPEEATAALGRLERTKRRRGYRDADVQARS, from the coding sequence ATGGCCAGCGAGGATCCCGAACAGCTCCACCTGCATCGCATTGAGCCGGACCTGAACATGCGGCGCTTCTACGCGCTTGCACTTCAGCCGACGCTGTTCGGCGGCGCGTCGCTCATTCGGAATTGGGGCCGCATCGGAACGAATGGCCAGTCGATGATGGAGACCTTCGACGAGCCGGAAGAGGCGACGGCCGCGCTCGGCCGGCTCGAGCGTACAAAAAGGCGCCGCGGTTATCGCGATGCCGACGTTCAAGCTCGCAGTTAG